In one Corynebacterium bovis DSM 20582 = CIP 54.80 genomic region, the following are encoded:
- a CDS encoding UDP-N-acetylmuramoyl-L-alanyl-D-glutamate--2,6-diaminopimelate ligase, whose translation MTHQDTSGARPGDRGATLRDLAALTGGWVVGDADTTVTSAAIAASDVDPGGLFAAVPGTRVHGASYAAQSAGAAVLTDAAGLEIITGAAGEGDGAGAVEVPPVLVVDDCRRWMGPVAAEIYGHPSRGMTVIGVTGTSGKTTTSYLIERGLMESHHVGLIGTTGTRINGRPVPTSLTTPEAPTMQALLARMRDEGVSHVVMEVSSHALSLGRVRGIAFDVAGFTNLSRDHLDFHPTMEDYFLTKASLFTGDTGGSDGTGGTDGDGQALPAAVVCVDDDWGRRLAGMLDDPVTVATTDRGRDGAATWTVTGVDVAPSGGQRIHVRHLGTEAVFGVALPGLFNVANATLALACLVAAGEPATIAGVLSDVQVPGRMQAVDAGQDFMAVVDYAHKPAAVAAVVGTLAEHLERAGHGGRVGVVIGAGGNRDAEKRPEMGAEAARRADAVIVTDDNPRDEDPATIRAAVEAGARTVADERRAAGDGDVTVLSVGDRAEAIARAVAWARPGDALVVAGKGHEKGQLIAGTVHDFDDVEVLRTAIGSRMTAQEANS comes from the coding sequence ATGACACACCAGGACACGTCCGGTGCCCGCCCGGGTGACCGCGGGGCGACGCTGCGCGACCTCGCCGCACTCACCGGCGGCTGGGTCGTCGGCGACGCCGACACCACCGTGACGTCCGCGGCGATCGCCGCCTCGGACGTCGACCCCGGCGGCCTGTTCGCCGCGGTGCCCGGGACACGCGTCCACGGGGCGTCGTACGCCGCGCAGTCCGCGGGGGCGGCCGTGCTCACCGACGCCGCCGGCCTGGAGATCATCACCGGGGCGGCGGGTGAGGGCGACGGCGCCGGCGCCGTCGAGGTGCCGCCCGTCCTCGTCGTCGACGACTGCCGCCGCTGGATGGGGCCGGTCGCCGCGGAGATCTACGGCCACCCCTCCCGGGGGATGACCGTCATCGGCGTCACCGGCACGAGCGGGAAGACGACGACGAGCTACCTCATCGAACGCGGGCTCATGGAGTCCCACCACGTCGGGCTCATCGGCACGACGGGCACGCGCATCAACGGCCGCCCCGTCCCGACCTCCCTCACGACCCCGGAGGCGCCGACCATGCAGGCGCTGCTCGCGCGGATGCGCGACGAGGGGGTGTCGCACGTCGTCATGGAGGTCTCCTCCCACGCCCTGAGCCTCGGCCGGGTCCGCGGAATCGCCTTCGACGTCGCCGGCTTCACGAACCTCAGCCGGGACCACCTCGACTTCCACCCGACGATGGAGGACTACTTCCTCACCAAGGCGTCCCTGTTCACCGGGGACACCGGCGGCTCCGACGGCACGGGCGGCACCGACGGGGACGGACAGGCCCTCCCCGCCGCCGTCGTGTGCGTGGACGACGACTGGGGACGACGGCTCGCCGGGATGCTCGACGACCCGGTCACCGTCGCCACGACCGACCGCGGCCGCGACGGGGCGGCCACGTGGACGGTCACGGGGGTCGACGTCGCCCCCTCCGGCGGCCAGCGCATCCACGTCCGCCACCTCGGGACGGAGGCCGTCTTCGGCGTCGCCCTGCCCGGCCTGTTCAACGTCGCGAACGCCACCCTGGCACTCGCGTGCCTCGTCGCCGCGGGGGAGCCCGCGACCATCGCCGGCGTCCTGTCCGACGTCCAGGTGCCCGGGCGGATGCAGGCGGTCGACGCCGGCCAGGACTTCATGGCCGTCGTCGACTACGCCCACAAGCCCGCGGCCGTCGCGGCGGTCGTCGGCACCCTCGCCGAACACCTCGAGCGGGCCGGGCACGGCGGGCGCGTCGGCGTCGTCATCGGTGCCGGGGGCAACCGGGACGCCGAGAAACGGCCCGAGATGGGCGCCGAGGCCGCCCGGCGGGCCGACGCCGTCATCGTCACCGACGACAACCCGCGCGACGAGGACCCGGCGACGATCCGGGCCGCCGTCGAGGCGGGGGCGCGGACGGTCGCCGACGAGCGGCGGGCCGCCGGGGACGGCGACGTCACCGTCCTGTCCGTCGGCGACCGGGCCGAGGCGATCGCCCGGGCGGTCGCGTGGGCGCGCCCCGGCGACGCGCTCGTCGTCGCGGGCAAGGGACACGAGAAGGGACAGCTCATCGCCGGGACCGTGCACGACTTCGACGACGTCGAGGTCCTGCGCACGGCCATCGGCTCGCGGATGACGGCACAGGAGGCCAACTCATGA